The Pricia mediterranea genome includes a window with the following:
- a CDS encoding DUF6702 family protein, with translation MDSAVEIKGMNILKKSLVVFILPLLAFATAHKFYVSVTNVGYSEDDNALRITTRVFIDDFDNVLRTRYDFAAKLATKNESKQADAFIEKYVRAKFTVEINGKNASYTFIGKKYDADMMICYIEVPDVDLARTTSIQITNEILTDLFDDQKNIVHFKIDGKSKSFVLLKSDAKGMLNL, from the coding sequence GTGGATAGCGCCGTTGAAATCAAGGGTATGAACATCCTGAAAAAATCTTTAGTAGTCTTTATCCTCCCGTTGTTGGCCTTTGCGACCGCCCATAAATTCTATGTGAGCGTCACCAATGTGGGATATTCCGAAGATGATAACGCACTTCGGATTACGACCCGGGTCTTTATCGATGATTTTGATAATGTATTGCGGACAAGGTATGATTTTGCGGCAAAATTAGCCACGAAAAATGAATCAAAGCAAGCGGATGCCTTCATAGAAAAGTATGTCAGGGCTAAATTCACGGTCGAAATCAATGGGAAGAATGCATCCTATACCTTTATCGGAAAAAAATACGATGCCGATATGATGATTTGCTACATTGAGGTGCCGGACGTCGATTTGGCCCGCACTACATCCATCCAAATAACAAACGAAATACTGACCGACCTGTTCGATGACCAAAAGAATATCGTACATTTTAAAATCGACGGCAAAAGCAAAAGTTTTGTCCTTCTGAAATCCGATGCCAAAGGAATGTTAAACTTGTAG
- a CDS encoding M1 family metallopeptidase yields the protein MNILGKGLVTLLFLSASLVAAQERQNSEGGHYNQSKFKQLYEEFATPNTYRSASGAPGPDYYQQQADYQMDIELDDKNAKIYGEETITYTNNSPDALEYLWVQLDQNVRAKTSKSPLRDGKEIALAETPNEFANKYLKAPFDGGFNIDYVKDANGKPLPYTINMTMMRIDLPEILGSGEQVSFSIKWDFNVPDHTVDRARSGYEYFPEDGNRAYVIAQFFPRMAVYNDVEGWQNHQFWGSGEFALPFGNYEVNITVPADHVLDATGKLQNREEVFSKEMMTRYEEAKTSYDSPVLIVTPEEAEKAEKSFSNKKKTWQFRAENVRDYAFATSRKWIWDMQAVKMGDCDVMAVSLYPKEGNPLWEEYSTKTVAHTLNSYSDHTFEYPYHKAISVHAKNQGMEYPMICWNYGRPAEDGSYSDRVKFGMISVIIHEIGHNFFPMIVNSDERQWGWMDEGLNTFLQYMAEQEFGEKYPEAIAPKDKYPSRRGDPSKIVPYMAGDQLTLSPIMSNPENVHQLGPNAYGKPATALNILRETVMGRELFDYAFKIYSHRWKFKHPTPEDFFRTMEDASAFDLDWYWRGWFYTTDYVDIGVKRVDKFYVSDVPDKRMQEYMAARNISEADMPAMVYLAVEDGQRSHAELERKAPAESSQSLKEFMMDNMTIEERAKVRNPKYFYQITYDKPGGLPMPLIVEYTYADGTTENMTYPAEIWRKNDNEVSTVVASEKELTGVEVDPKAETADIDTTNNTWPKNAQKSDFDRMKEESIKGQ from the coding sequence ATGAATATACTTGGAAAAGGATTGGTTACGCTTCTGTTTTTGTCCGCGAGCCTAGTTGCCGCACAAGAACGACAAAACTCTGAGGGCGGCCATTACAATCAGAGCAAATTCAAACAGCTGTATGAGGAGTTCGCCACCCCGAACACGTATCGATCGGCCTCGGGCGCGCCAGGTCCCGATTACTACCAGCAGCAGGCGGACTATCAGATGGATATTGAACTGGACGATAAGAACGCCAAGATCTACGGCGAGGAAACCATCACGTATACCAATAACTCTCCCGACGCCCTGGAATACCTATGGGTACAGCTAGACCAAAACGTGCGTGCGAAGACCTCGAAATCTCCCTTGCGCGACGGAAAGGAGATAGCTCTGGCCGAGACGCCCAACGAGTTTGCGAACAAATACCTAAAAGCGCCCTTTGATGGCGGTTTCAATATCGATTACGTGAAAGATGCGAACGGCAAGCCGTTGCCCTACACCATCAATATGACCATGATGCGTATCGACCTTCCTGAAATTTTGGGGAGTGGGGAACAGGTTTCTTTCTCGATCAAATGGGATTTTAACGTTCCGGATCATACTGTAGACAGGGCGCGTTCGGGTTACGAGTACTTTCCGGAAGACGGAAACCGGGCCTATGTAATCGCCCAGTTCTTTCCCAGAATGGCGGTGTACAACGACGTAGAGGGCTGGCAGAACCACCAGTTTTGGGGAAGTGGAGAGTTTGCGCTGCCCTTTGGGAATTACGAGGTAAATATCACCGTGCCGGCCGATCATGTGCTCGACGCCACCGGAAAGCTTCAAAATAGGGAGGAGGTTTTCTCAAAAGAAATGATGACTCGCTACGAAGAAGCCAAGACTTCTTACGACAGCCCGGTGCTTATCGTCACCCCCGAGGAAGCAGAAAAGGCCGAAAAAAGCTTCTCGAACAAGAAAAAAACATGGCAATTCAGGGCAGAAAATGTGAGGGATTACGCTTTTGCCACGTCCCGAAAATGGATATGGGACATGCAGGCCGTGAAAATGGGCGACTGCGATGTGATGGCGGTGTCACTCTATCCAAAAGAGGGGAATCCGCTCTGGGAAGAGTATTCGACCAAAACCGTCGCGCATACCTTAAATTCGTATTCGGACCATACTTTTGAATACCCATACCATAAGGCCATTTCGGTACACGCCAAGAACCAAGGCATGGAGTACCCTATGATCTGCTGGAACTACGGCCGGCCTGCCGAGGACGGTTCGTATTCCGACCGGGTAAAATTCGGGATGATAAGCGTAATCATCCATGAAATCGGACACAATTTCTTCCCTATGATCGTCAACTCCGATGAGCGCCAGTGGGGGTGGATGGACGAGGGGCTCAATACCTTTCTACAATATATGGCGGAGCAGGAGTTCGGGGAGAAATATCCCGAGGCTATCGCCCCGAAGGACAAATACCCCTCGCGTAGGGGCGACCCTTCGAAAATCGTACCCTATATGGCGGGTGACCAGCTCACCCTATCACCAATCATGTCCAATCCCGAAAATGTGCACCAGTTGGGCCCCAATGCCTATGGAAAGCCAGCCACGGCCCTCAACATTCTCAGGGAAACCGTGATGGGCCGGGAACTTTTCGACTATGCCTTCAAGATCTATTCCCACCGCTGGAAATTCAAGCATCCCACCCCTGAAGACTTTTTCCGTACTATGGAAGACGCCTCCGCCTTTGACCTCGATTGGTACTGGAGAGGCTGGTTCTATACCACCGATTATGTGGATATCGGGGTAAAGAGAGTAGATAAATTCTATGTGTCCGACGTGCCCGATAAACGGATGCAAGAGTATATGGCGGCCCGGAACATCTCGGAGGCCGATATGCCGGCCATGGTCTATTTGGCCGTGGAAGACGGGCAGCGGTCCCACGCCGAACTGGAGCGGAAAGCACCCGCCGAAAGTTCGCAGTCCCTCAAAGAATTTATGATGGACAATATGACGATAGAGGAACGCGCCAAGGTAAGAAATCCGAAGTATTTCTATCAGATCACCTACGATAAACCTGGGGGGCTGCCCATGCCCTTAATCGTCGAATACACCTATGCCGACGGAACGACCGAGAATATGACCTATCCGGCAGAAATTTGGCGGAAGAACGATAATGAGGTCAGCACGGTGGTCGCCTCGGAAAAAGAACTCACAGGGGTGGAGGTTGATCCCAAGGCCGAAACTGCCGATATCGACACCACCAATAATACCTGGCCGAAAAATGCGCAAAAATCCGATTTCGACAGAATGAAGGAAGAGAGTATAAAAGGGCAATAG
- a CDS encoding Sec-independent protein translocase subunit TatA/TatB has protein sequence MFAMYFLFISGAEIFFIMFIVVMVFGADKIPDIAKGLGKGMRQLKDATEDIKQEIQKSADKQGVDTSFVNDIKRDIDDVKKNVTEGIGTDIKKEVDEVRKNVNDVTGTIKRK, from the coding sequence ATGTTCGCAATGTATTTTCTTTTTATCAGCGGGGCCGAGATATTCTTTATCATGTTTATCGTGGTCATGGTTTTTGGTGCCGATAAGATTCCCGACATTGCCAAAGGTTTGGGCAAAGGTATGCGACAGCTTAAGGATGCTACGGAGGATATCAAGCAAGAAATCCAAAAAAGTGCCGATAAGCAGGGGGTCGATACCAGTTTTGTCAATGATATAAAAAGGGATATCGATGATGTGAAAAAGAACGTTACCGAGGGCATCGGCACCGATATTAAAAAGGAAGTCGACGAGGTCAGAAAAAACGTGAACGACGTTACCGGAACCATCAAAAGAAAGTAG
- a CDS encoding phosphatase PAP2 family protein, which translates to MLERILEWDRDTFVYLNNLGIEQYDQFWITVTDFKTWTPLFLLFFILIVWKYPKRDAIFVILTILAMLWFVDTITDLTKHAVARLRPNNTEEINTLIRILKTPTSYSFFSGHSSSSFSITTAVVLFLRHRFKWSWLFFLWPLLFVASRIFVGVHFPLDIIVGSGVGVLSAMFFYMLYVRLIAPWLGLGHP; encoded by the coding sequence TTGCTCGAACGGATTTTGGAGTGGGATCGGGATACCTTCGTTTATCTGAACAATCTCGGTATTGAACAGTACGACCAGTTTTGGATCACCGTTACCGATTTTAAGACTTGGACACCCCTCTTCCTATTGTTTTTTATCCTTATTGTCTGGAAATATCCCAAGCGGGACGCTATCTTCGTCATTCTTACCATATTGGCGATGTTGTGGTTTGTCGATACCATTACCGACCTGACCAAGCATGCTGTTGCAAGGCTTCGTCCTAACAATACAGAAGAAATCAACACCCTGATCCGCATCTTGAAGACCCCTACGAGCTACAGTTTCTTTTCGGGGCATTCTTCCAGTTCCTTTTCGATAACAACGGCGGTGGTGCTGTTTTTACGGCACCGTTTCAAATGGAGCTGGCTGTTTTTTCTTTGGCCTTTGCTGTTCGTGGCCAGTAGAATTTTTGTTGGCGTCCATTTTCCCCTGGACATTATCGTAGGTTCTGGCGTGGGCGTTCTTTCCGCCATGTTCTTTTACATGCTTTACGTACGGCTTATAGCACCCTGGTTAGGCTTAGGCCATCCCTGA
- a CDS encoding O-methyltransferase — protein sequence MHFLSTEIENYITSHSQDEPELLQELTRETHLKVVRPRMLTGHFQGRVLSMLSKIIHPKNILEIGTYTGYSALCLAEGLQKEGQLHTIDLNEELHEMQRNYFDKSGYGEQIVQHTGDAKSIIPTLNVVFDLVFIDAEKKEYPDYFKLILEKTKSGSIVLSDNVLWSGKVVEPVDSKDKATQTLLTYNEMLKNDPRVETVLLPIRDGLSLTRVL from the coding sequence ATGCATTTTTTATCTACAGAAATCGAAAACTATATCACATCCCATTCCCAAGATGAGCCTGAACTGCTGCAGGAACTGACCCGGGAAACGCACCTGAAAGTCGTAAGGCCCAGAATGCTGACCGGCCATTTTCAGGGGCGGGTGCTAAGCATGCTCTCGAAAATCATCCATCCGAAAAACATCTTGGAAATAGGTACCTATACGGGTTACTCGGCACTCTGTCTGGCAGAAGGACTCCAGAAAGAGGGACAGCTGCATACTATAGATCTCAACGAAGAACTTCACGAAATGCAACGTAACTATTTTGACAAAAGTGGCTACGGAGAACAGATCGTACAGCACACAGGCGATGCCAAATCCATTATCCCCACCTTAAATGTAGTTTTCGACCTCGTCTTTATCGACGCGGAGAAAAAGGAATATCCGGACTATTTTAAACTCATCCTGGAAAAGACAAAGTCGGGAAGCATCGTTTTGTCGGACAATGTACTTTGGTCGGGAAAAGTGGTCGAACCCGTAGATAGTAAGGATAAAGCTACCCAGACGCTGCTTACTTACAACGAAATGCTAAAGAACGACCCTCGGGTAGAAACTGTGTTATTGCCGATCAGGGATGGCCTAAGCCTAACCAGGGTGCTATAA
- the kynU gene encoding kynureninase, producing MMFENTLAFAKKMDAHDPLRKYRGEFHFPKVNGEPVIYFTGNSLGLQPKRTQKYIDEILSDWSELGVEGHFHADRSWWDYHELLAAPLAKVVGAKPNEVSVMNTLTVNLHLLMVSFYRPTAKRFKILCEEKAFPSDQYMLQSQVRFHGRAPESAIVEVKKREGEHFWRTEDVIAKIKEVGDELALVLIGGVNYYNGQVFDMETITAAGTAVGARVGWDLAHAAGNVEVQLHDWNVDFAAWCSYKYMNSGPGNASGVFINEKYHAKTDIPRFEGWWGTKKENRFLMKPEFEPMPNADAWQLSNPPILSLAPYLASLDMFEETGMAPLIKKRKKIVAYLEFILREMDRETKGSFEIITPEARGCQLSVFLHGQGRSLFDFLMENGVVTDWREPNVIRLAPAPFYCSFEDMYRFGQLLKQGVSRL from the coding sequence ATGATGTTTGAGAACACCCTGGCCTTTGCCAAAAAAATGGATGCCCATGACCCGCTTCGAAAGTATCGTGGGGAATTCCACTTTCCCAAAGTAAATGGGGAGCCTGTTATTTATTTTACGGGCAATTCCCTAGGGCTGCAACCTAAGCGGACTCAAAAATATATTGATGAGATACTGTCCGATTGGTCTGAATTGGGCGTTGAGGGGCATTTTCATGCGGATAGGTCCTGGTGGGATTACCACGAGCTCCTGGCCGCCCCTCTGGCCAAGGTCGTTGGGGCGAAACCTAACGAGGTTTCCGTGATGAACACCTTAACGGTAAACCTACATTTATTGATGGTCAGCTTCTATCGGCCTACGGCAAAGCGTTTTAAAATTCTTTGTGAGGAAAAAGCCTTTCCCTCCGACCAGTATATGTTACAGAGCCAAGTGCGTTTTCATGGCCGTGCGCCGGAGTCCGCCATTGTTGAGGTCAAAAAACGGGAGGGGGAGCACTTTTGGCGCACTGAAGACGTAATCGCCAAAATAAAGGAGGTCGGAGACGAATTGGCCCTCGTCTTGATCGGGGGGGTGAATTACTACAACGGACAGGTATTCGATATGGAGACGATTACTGCGGCCGGTACCGCGGTCGGCGCCCGGGTAGGGTGGGACCTGGCCCATGCCGCGGGCAACGTGGAAGTGCAGTTGCATGATTGGAACGTCGATTTTGCCGCCTGGTGCAGCTATAAATATATGAACAGTGGTCCAGGTAACGCTTCGGGGGTGTTTATCAACGAGAAATACCATGCCAAAACGGATATCCCCCGGTTCGAAGGTTGGTGGGGCACAAAAAAGGAAAATCGGTTTTTGATGAAACCGGAGTTTGAGCCCATGCCGAACGCCGATGCCTGGCAGTTGAGCAATCCCCCGATACTATCGCTAGCCCCCTATTTGGCATCCCTTGATATGTTCGAGGAAACGGGAATGGCACCCCTTATCAAAAAACGTAAAAAGATTGTAGCGTATCTGGAGTTTATCCTTCGTGAAATGGATAGGGAAACCAAGGGTTCTTTTGAAATCATTACCCCGGAGGCCAGAGGTTGCCAGCTTTCCGTTTTTCTTCACGGGCAGGGCAGATCGCTGTTCGACTTCCTGATGGAAAATGGCGTGGTCACCGATTGGCGGGAACCCAACGTCATCCGACTTGCCCCGGCTCCTTTTTACTGCTCTTTTGAAGATATGTATCGCTTCGGACAACTGTTAAAACAAGGAGTTTCCAGGCTTTGA
- a CDS encoding MFS transporter, which translates to MKSLRLILTNARYFGPAWVFASINILFGTWAIYIPTVKENLQIDKSQLGIALFFLSLGVFVVFPIAAKIINRLGVGRSTWYGVVLSCITALLPILAPSYSMLMAALFLFGAANGFTDISMNTLVTELEKEDDRKFMSASHGFFSLGGVLAGLGSFLIGPLDNPVLHMGIAVALVFIVNLIYHRRYVAIVAARVEKESFSLGLFRPLLLLGLISFVAMGSEGAIVDWSGLYLKEISLAPETLWGAGFLGFQVTMTLGRFFGDGISSRIGSIKMVGFGVLLVMIGYGLVLSTQTYLAILGFGLSGLGFSVMVPEIFRIGGNVKGIDSSQGVSFIAGTGYTGFLLAPPILGLIADRFSLVACFIVLFGCSFLILGSTVVLQRRRS; encoded by the coding sequence ATGAAATCCCTTCGCCTGATTCTCACCAATGCCCGTTATTTCGGTCCCGCATGGGTCTTTGCGAGCATTAATATCCTTTTTGGTACCTGGGCAATCTACATTCCCACGGTGAAGGAGAATCTGCAAATTGATAAATCGCAACTGGGCATCGCCCTTTTTTTCCTGTCATTGGGGGTGTTCGTTGTTTTTCCCATAGCCGCGAAGATCATCAATAGGCTGGGGGTAGGGAGATCGACATGGTACGGGGTGGTCTTAAGCTGTATTACTGCCCTTTTGCCGATCTTGGCCCCAAGCTACTCTATGCTTATGGCGGCCCTATTCCTGTTCGGGGCGGCGAATGGTTTTACCGATATTTCGATGAATACCCTGGTCACGGAACTGGAAAAGGAAGACGATAGGAAATTTATGTCCGCATCACATGGATTTTTCAGCCTTGGTGGGGTCTTGGCTGGTCTCGGCAGTTTTTTGATCGGCCCTTTAGACAATCCCGTCTTGCATATGGGGATAGCCGTGGCCCTTGTATTTATCGTTAATTTGATATATCACCGAAGGTATGTCGCCATAGTGGCGGCCCGGGTCGAAAAGGAATCGTTTAGCCTGGGGCTGTTTAGGCCGCTGTTGTTGTTGGGACTGATTTCTTTTGTCGCTATGGGAAGCGAGGGGGCTATCGTCGATTGGAGCGGACTCTATCTCAAAGAGATCAGTTTGGCACCGGAAACCCTATGGGGCGCAGGGTTTTTGGGCTTTCAGGTCACGATGACCCTCGGTCGCTTTTTTGGGGATGGTATCAGTTCTAGGATCGGTTCGATAAAAATGGTGGGATTTGGCGTGCTATTGGTGATGATCGGGTACGGTCTCGTACTCTCAACACAGACGTATCTGGCAATTTTAGGATTTGGGTTAAGCGGACTCGGATTTTCGGTGATGGTACCCGAAATCTTCCGGATCGGGGGCAATGTCAAGGGAATTGACTCTTCACAAGGGGTCTCGTTTATAGCGGGCACGGGATATACGGGATTTCTGCTGGCCCCTCCCATCTTAGGCCTGATCGCTGATCGTTTTTCCTTGGTTGCCTGTTTTATTGTCCTCTTCGGATGCTCCTTTTTGATCTTGGGATCGACCGTGGTCTTACAGCGCAGAAGGTCATAA
- a CDS encoding ClpP family protease, protein MSSKKGKVYEAVQEKLLDERKIFLWGMVDDDSAKHVIDRLMYLDFQNDKEIQLIINSPGGYVTSGFAIYDTIKQIKSPVSTICSGLAASMGSILLSVGEKGRRFIQPHARVMIHQPSGGARGQASNIEIQAKEIIKTKELGAKILAENCGQSFDKVMKDFDRDYWMGAEESVEYGIVDGILE, encoded by the coding sequence ATGAGTTCAAAAAAAGGAAAAGTTTACGAAGCCGTACAGGAAAAATTGCTCGATGAAAGAAAGATATTTCTATGGGGCATGGTTGACGACGATTCGGCCAAGCACGTCATCGATCGCCTGATGTACCTGGATTTTCAAAATGATAAGGAGATACAATTGATTATCAACAGCCCCGGCGGATATGTTACCTCCGGCTTCGCCATTTATGATACGATCAAACAGATCAAGAGTCCAGTTTCTACAATTTGCTCAGGTCTCGCAGCCTCAATGGGCTCTATTCTTTTGTCCGTTGGCGAGAAGGGACGCCGTTTTATACAGCCGCACGCCCGGGTAATGATTCATCAACCTAGTGGCGGTGCACGCGGACAAGCCTCTAATATCGAAATACAAGCCAAGGAAATTATCAAGACCAAAGAATTAGGCGCCAAAATACTAGCTGAAAACTGCGGTCAGTCCTTTGATAAGGTAATGAAGGATTTTGATCGTGACTATTGGATGGGGGCCGAAGAATCGGTGGAATACGGTATTGTCGATGGGATTTTGGAATAA
- a CDS encoding cryptochrome/photolyase family protein, with protein sequence MKKLRLVLGDQLNQKHSWFDATDDKVTYLMAEMRQETDYVMHHIQKVVGFFTAMRNFKEELSEKGHLFVYLKIDDEQNPQDLEQIIEKYVQETAAEKFEYQWPDEYRLDDQLKSICKALSIETEAVDSEHFYTERYELKNFFSNKKQYLMESFYRMMRKKHDVMMINGQPEGGKWNFDHSNRKKWTGKHDIPHERGFRKDVSEVLKALENAGIATFGSIDAENFSWPTSRADSLSVLNYFCKNLLIHFGDYQDALHTDQKFLFHSRLSFAMNSKMISPKEVVDKVLDYFYDHTENIHISQVEGFVRQILGWREYMRGMYWALMPDYREYNELENHNKLPDFYWTGDTKMNCLRHAITQSLDEAYAHHIQPLMITGNYALLTLVHPDEVDAWYLGIYIDAIEWVEITNTRGMSQFADGGLIATKPYVSSANYINKMSNYCSDCRYSHTKKLGENACPFNALYWNFLDEKREHFAKNHRMNMMMSLLEKKDKNELKHLKERAKEVIEHPERF encoded by the coding sequence ATGAAAAAATTAAGGCTGGTCTTAGGAGACCAATTGAATCAAAAGCACTCTTGGTTCGACGCTACCGACGACAAAGTTACCTATCTCATGGCCGAGATGCGACAGGAAACCGACTATGTCATGCACCATATCCAAAAAGTGGTCGGCTTCTTTACGGCCATGCGCAATTTTAAGGAAGAACTGTCGGAGAAAGGTCATCTTTTCGTCTATCTCAAAATTGACGATGAGCAAAATCCACAAGACCTAGAGCAAATCATCGAGAAGTATGTGCAGGAAACAGCAGCAGAAAAATTCGAATACCAGTGGCCGGACGAGTACCGACTTGACGATCAGCTGAAGTCCATTTGCAAAGCACTTTCAATCGAAACGGAGGCCGTCGATTCCGAACACTTTTACACGGAACGCTACGAGCTGAAAAACTTCTTTTCGAACAAGAAACAGTATCTCATGGAGAGCTTTTACCGGATGATGCGTAAAAAGCACGATGTAATGATGATCAACGGCCAACCCGAAGGCGGAAAATGGAATTTTGACCACAGCAACCGGAAAAAATGGACGGGCAAACACGATATACCCCACGAGCGCGGCTTTCGCAAAGATGTTTCGGAGGTATTGAAGGCCCTCGAAAATGCCGGAATCGCAACCTTTGGAAGCATCGATGCCGAGAATTTTAGCTGGCCCACCTCTCGGGCGGACTCCCTTTCGGTGCTGAACTATTTCTGTAAAAATCTACTAATTCACTTCGGGGACTATCAAGACGCCCTGCATACCGATCAAAAATTCCTGTTCCACTCCCGCTTGTCGTTTGCGATGAACAGCAAAATGATTTCCCCCAAAGAGGTCGTCGATAAGGTACTTGATTACTTTTACGACCATACGGAAAACATTCACATATCACAGGTCGAAGGCTTTGTACGCCAAATTTTAGGATGGCGTGAATACATGCGCGGAATGTATTGGGCCCTAATGCCCGATTATCGCGAATACAATGAACTGGAAAACCACAACAAGCTGCCCGATTTTTATTGGACCGGAGACACCAAGATGAACTGTTTGCGCCATGCCATAACCCAAAGTCTCGACGAAGCCTATGCCCACCATATTCAACCCTTGATGATCACCGGCAATTACGCTTTGCTGACCCTGGTTCACCCCGATGAAGTCGATGCGTGGTATCTCGGCATCTATATCGACGCCATCGAATGGGTCGAGATTACGAACACCCGCGGCATGAGCCAGTTTGCCGACGGCGGGCTTATCGCCACCAAGCCCTACGTCAGCAGCGCGAACTACATCAATAAAATGAGCAACTATTGCAGCGATTGCCGATACAGCCACACTAAAAAACTAGGAGAAAATGCCTGTCCCTTCAATGCGCTATATTGGAATTTTCTGGATGAGAAAAGAGAACATTTTGCAAAAAACCATCGGATGAACATGATGATGAGCCTCTTGGAAAAAAAGGATAAAAATGAGCTAAAGCATCTAAAGGAAAGAGCCAAAGAAGTAATAGAGCATCCAGAACGGTTTTGA
- a CDS encoding deoxyribodipyrimidine photo-lyase has product MKNCIWFRNDLRIADNASLIKACQGESVIAVYFFDPRHYAMGDFGFKKTEKYRGRFLIETMTELKDNLENLNIPLYVFMDTPENVFPDLVQKYDIKTIYLQKEWTREETHILDALVANLPAATKFVETYDQFLFHPEDIPFEQFSDIPKVYTHFRKICEKNAEVRAVIDSPKPMPTQNLKDNTTEIPNLNALGLDNFETDSRTAFPFKGGEQQALQRVQGYFWNTEKLASYKKTRNGLIGTDYSSKLSAWLANGSISPRTVYREVKDFEKQVNKNDSTYWLIFELIWRDYFKYVSLKHGSKIFQIGGILEKEYSWDNSDKAKDN; this is encoded by the coding sequence ATGAAAAATTGTATCTGGTTTCGGAACGATCTCAGAATAGCCGATAACGCGTCGCTCATAAAAGCCTGTCAGGGCGAATCGGTAATCGCGGTATATTTTTTTGACCCACGTCACTATGCCATGGGGGACTTCGGATTCAAAAAGACCGAAAAATACCGTGGCCGCTTTTTGATAGAAACAATGACCGAGCTGAAAGACAATCTGGAAAATTTAAATATTCCCCTGTATGTTTTTATGGATACTCCAGAAAATGTATTTCCTGATTTGGTCCAGAAATACGATATCAAGACCATTTATTTGCAGAAAGAATGGACCCGGGAGGAAACCCATATATTGGATGCGCTCGTCGCTAATCTTCCTGCCGCAACCAAATTCGTGGAAACCTACGACCAGTTCTTGTTTCATCCCGAGGATATCCCCTTTGAGCAGTTTAGCGATATCCCCAAGGTATATACCCACTTTCGAAAGATATGTGAAAAAAATGCGGAAGTCAGGGCGGTAATCGATTCGCCCAAACCGATGCCGACGCAAAATCTTAAAGACAATACGACCGAAATTCCGAATCTGAACGCACTGGGACTCGACAATTTTGAAACGGACTCACGAACAGCCTTTCCGTTCAAAGGAGGAGAACAACAAGCATTGCAACGGGTTCAGGGTTACTTTTGGAATACCGAAAAACTCGCTTCCTACAAAAAAACAAGAAACGGGTTGATCGGAACCGATTACAGCTCAAAGCTTTCCGCATGGTTGGCAAATGGCAGCATCTCCCCACGAACCGTTTATCGAGAAGTCAAGGATTTCGAAAAGCAAGTGAACAAGAACGATAGCACCTATTGGCTGATCTTCGAATTGATTTGGCGTGATTATTTTAAGTACGTGTCCCTCAAACATGGAAGCAAAATATTTCAGATCGGGGGAATTTTGGAAAAGGAATATTCTTGGGACAATTCCGACAAGGCCAAAGACAATTAG
- a CDS encoding DUF2256 domain-containing protein — translation MAHKKRHLPSKICATCGRPFTWRKKWQKDWGQVKYCSERCRRNKP, via the coding sequence ATGGCACATAAAAAGCGGCACTTGCCCTCAAAAATCTGTGCTACCTGTGGCCGGCCCTTCACCTGGCGCAAAAAATGGCAAAAAGATTGGGGTCAGGTCAAATATTGTAGTGAGCGGTGCCGGCGAAATAAACCTTAG